A genomic window from Paenibacillus sp. FSL K6-0276 includes:
- a CDS encoding YwhD family protein: protein MDNIQPEGKKQIALNIVNAKSKHKGFGAGSIELNNVSPVIIDGGEAVIDIGAMHAKSKVEKGIKFSMNREDVPNGRQVWVVWVAVDRTQESQFYGGITACEMWIDTEARRGWKILAEHVNKLDAALKRKIDVGGLGAVEKAALKSLLISHNEVWWTASSDELKAALTE, encoded by the coding sequence GTGGACAACATACAACCGGAGGGCAAGAAACAGATTGCCTTAAATATTGTGAATGCCAAAAGTAAACATAAAGGCTTTGGAGCAGGCTCTATAGAGCTCAATAACGTATCGCCTGTCATTATTGATGGCGGTGAAGCAGTCATTGATATCGGTGCCATGCATGCCAAGAGTAAGGTTGAAAAGGGTATTAAATTCTCCATGAACCGTGAAGATGTACCTAATGGAAGACAGGTTTGGGTGGTATGGGTAGCAGTGGACCGTACCCAGGAAAGTCAATTCTATGGTGGAATAACGGCCTGTGAAATGTGGATCGATACGGAAGCGCGTCGCGGTTGGAAAATTCTCGCCGAGCATGTCAATAAGTTGGATGCTGCTCTAAAACGCAAAATCGATGTGGGAGGGCTTGGCGCAGTTGAAAAAGCTGCCCTGAAATCCCTCTTGATCTCTCATAATGAGGTATGGTGGACTGCGTCCTCCGATGAGCTTAAGGCTGCGCTGACCGAGTAG
- a CDS encoding M1 family metallopeptidase: MKSLSLRYIIIFATLAALVLLGGIWVYSGDNSTSSVTSFASKEAKSSSGTAPAAAPQQILPDSAPVPAEEALSHRVVEYHIDVQLVPDTETLIASETVTWTHPGSKPVSDLYFHMYPNAFASPDTTFMKESGGTLRGDTMPENGFGSMTLTDLRTTEGTSLMQRVQFVQPDDGNVNDKTLLKVHLPQPVNGGESVTLRLQFEVQLPKIFARMGASGNFVMAGQWFPKLSVYEPMGTRGVKEEGWDLHQYHGTSEFYSDFGIFNVTIAVPSNYTVAATGFPVKNAKLKQDQKIYQFYADDVHDFAWAASPDFTVAEEAFSTPEVPGVRIKVYLDPLHKDLKERYLQAAKAALTYFSKWYGPYPYSTLSIIVPPKEGNGAGGMEYPTLITAFGATDSSPDTSLERTVIHEIGHQYFYGMVASNEFEEAWLDESFTSYAEDRLMEQEYGSKANLPLQSSLVTKSEPLNLETWKYAGADSYSRNVYIRGKLVLKDIERQVGTKAMNSIMSTYTRKFRFQHPTTSDFQKVVEKVTKKSWQPYFEDYIYGGGAPDFSVDTITSKKNGSSDAQSYESLVKITNKGSHYVDVPIKFTLSDGSSVQRVWNGEGAETMFQLLTDKPLLSAEIDPEHSILLESKHLNNFRLAEIEPKALSRWTLSVTKLLETVLGTLVW, from the coding sequence ATGAAGTCACTGTCATTAAGGTACATCATCATCTTTGCGACCCTGGCCGCCCTCGTGCTACTAGGAGGAATATGGGTCTATTCGGGAGATAACTCTACATCTTCTGTTACTAGCTTTGCTTCAAAAGAGGCCAAGTCCTCAAGCGGCACAGCCCCTGCAGCTGCACCACAGCAGATTCTGCCGGATAGCGCCCCCGTTCCTGCAGAGGAGGCATTAAGCCATCGAGTTGTCGAGTATCACATCGATGTTCAGCTTGTTCCTGATACAGAAACCTTAATCGCTTCTGAGACGGTAACCTGGACACACCCCGGATCAAAACCAGTAAGTGATCTATATTTTCATATGTATCCAAATGCTTTCGCTTCACCAGATACTACCTTTATGAAGGAGTCCGGAGGAACTCTCAGAGGGGACACCATGCCAGAGAACGGCTTCGGAAGTATGACTTTAACCGATCTTCGCACGACAGAAGGAACATCTCTAATGCAAAGAGTGCAATTTGTACAGCCCGATGATGGTAACGTCAACGATAAGACACTCCTAAAGGTACATCTCCCACAGCCTGTTAATGGCGGAGAGAGTGTCACACTTAGACTCCAGTTCGAGGTCCAGCTCCCCAAAATATTTGCCCGTATGGGTGCATCAGGGAATTTCGTGATGGCTGGGCAATGGTTCCCTAAGCTTAGTGTATACGAGCCTATGGGCACGCGTGGGGTTAAGGAAGAAGGCTGGGACCTGCATCAGTATCACGGGACCTCTGAGTTTTACAGCGATTTTGGCATCTTTAATGTAACGATTGCCGTTCCTTCCAACTATACGGTGGCTGCGACCGGATTTCCTGTAAAGAATGCCAAGCTGAAACAAGATCAAAAAATATATCAGTTCTATGCTGACGATGTTCACGACTTCGCCTGGGCTGCTTCCCCTGATTTTACAGTAGCAGAAGAAGCCTTCTCTACGCCAGAAGTGCCGGGTGTACGGATTAAGGTGTATCTCGATCCATTGCACAAAGACTTAAAGGAACGGTACCTTCAGGCCGCTAAGGCTGCCCTGACCTACTTCAGCAAATGGTATGGTCCTTATCCCTACTCGACTCTGTCAATTATTGTTCCGCCTAAGGAAGGCAACGGCGCTGGAGGAATGGAATATCCTACACTCATTACAGCCTTTGGGGCAACGGATTCTTCCCCCGACACCTCACTTGAAAGAACCGTCATTCATGAAATTGGCCATCAATACTTCTACGGCATGGTAGCCAGCAATGAATTCGAGGAGGCTTGGCTGGACGAAAGCTTCACTTCCTATGCCGAGGACAGACTCATGGAGCAAGAATACGGCAGCAAGGCTAATCTCCCTCTGCAGTCCAGCTTGGTGACCAAATCAGAGCCGCTAAACTTAGAAACATGGAAATATGCTGGGGCAGATTCCTATAGCCGAAATGTGTATATCCGCGGAAAGCTGGTGCTTAAAGATATTGAACGCCAAGTAGGTACTAAAGCAATGAACAGCATCATGTCCACTTACACACGTAAATTCCGTTTCCAGCATCCCACTACGTCTGATTTTCAGAAGGTCGTTGAGAAGGTAACCAAAAAATCGTGGCAGCCTTATTTCGAAGATTATATTTATGGCGGTGGTGCTCCTGATTTCTCAGTAGATACGATTACCTCTAAAAAGAACGGCAGCAGTGATGCTCAAAGCTACGAATCATTAGTGAAGATTACAAACAAAGGGAGCCATTACGTTGACGTTCCCATTAAATTCACATTATCGGACGGCTCTTCTGTGCAGCGGGTCTGGAACGGCGAAGGGGCAGAGACTATGTTTCAGTTGTTAACTGATAAGCCTCTACTCTCTGCTGAGATTGATCCTGAGCATTCCATTCTTTTGGAGAGCAAACATCTCAACAACTTCAGACTAGCGGAAATAGAGCCTAAAGCGCTCTCTCGATGGACATTAAGCGTGACAAAACTGCTTGAAACCGTGCTCGGAACTCTTGTCTGGTGA
- a CDS encoding AbrB/MazE/SpoVT family DNA-binding domain-containing protein yields MKDTGMIRSLDSLGRIVVPAEIRMTRNIDIGDPIEFFILNDNTIILRKYTSTECTFCRSHDHVTYYKEQFICSSCLKEIADPERMSQVPEARQDFAGEVSEHSSTIRKTKTEDMCQRLEQAIEDHPYANQKELAEILGISQARVSQLKRKLSTAGKS; encoded by the coding sequence ATGAAGGATACAGGCATGATCCGGAGTTTAGACAGTCTTGGGAGAATTGTGGTTCCCGCAGAAATCCGTATGACTCGTAATATCGACATTGGTGATCCTATCGAATTTTTTATATTAAACGATAACACCATCATACTCAGGAAGTACACCTCGACAGAATGTACGTTTTGCAGAAGCCACGACCATGTCACCTACTATAAAGAGCAATTTATTTGCAGTAGCTGTCTAAAAGAAATTGCCGATCCTGAACGCATGTCTCAAGTGCCGGAGGCGCGCCAAGATTTTGCAGGCGAAGTGTCAGAGCACAGTAGCACGATCCGGAAGACGAAGACAGAGGATATGTGCCAACGCCTGGAGCAGGCCATAGAAGATCATCCATATGCCAATCAGAAAGAGCTTGCTGAAATCCTCGGGATCAGTCAAGCCAGAGTAAGTCAACTCAAACGCAAACTTAGTACTGCAGGCAAATCGTAA